CTGGAAAAACGCAAGACCGTAGGCATTCGGGTGCCGGACAGTCCGGTATGTCATGCGCTGCTAAAAGCCTTTGGGCATCCCATCATCAGCACCAGTGCGCGTATGTATCAGGATGAATACACGATTAACATGGACGAGATCGAAGAACAGTTCGGACATGCGGTGGATTTGATTCTGGAAAGCGAAGAACCGGGACTGCATCCGTCAACCGTCATTGATTTGACTGCTGAAGAACCCGAAATTATTCGCGAGGGCAAAGGCGCCGACCGGGTTTTGGGGTAAAGGCCGGCGCGCGTTTGCGCCTTGTTTTGCGAGTCGGAAAAGGGGTGGAAGAATATTCAAGGAATTGTTATATTGTCGGATATAGATCTGGGTACGCGCGAATACGTGTCCGGTGAAACGGACGCCAATGGTTGTGCGTACGATATTTTTTGATTCGTCTAATAGTTGAACAGGAGGTTGTATGAGTATACATGAACAAGCGGGTCAGCCTGTGCCGCCGGAATTGCGTGTTGATATTCCGGCGCTGATCAGTTCATACTATGGGCAGACTCCGGATGTTTACAGGCCCGGCGAACAGGTGTCGTTCGGGACCTCCGGTCATCGGGGCACTTCGAATACATCATTTAATGAACATCATATCCTGGCCGTCGCCCAGGCTATCTGTGATTACCGCAGACAAAACCGTATCACAGGACCGATTTATCTTGGTAAAGACACGCACGCCCTGTCCGAGCCGGCGTTCCGCAGCGTGCTGGAGGTGCTGACCGGTAACCGCCTGACTGTGAATGTGGATGAAAATCTGGGATTTACACCGACACCTGTGGTGTCGCATGCCATTCTGACCTGGAACCGGCAGCACGATGACAAAGCGGACGGCATTATCATCACACCGTCGCACAATCCGCCGGACAACGGCGGTATCAAATACAATCCGCCCAGCGGCGGCCCGGCGGACACGGGCATCACCGCATGGATTGCGGAGCGCGCCAATGCCATTCTGGACGGCAACATGTCACGCGTGCGGCGCATTCCTTATAGCGCGGCGCTGCGCAGCAGCGATGTGCAGTTTATTGACTATATCTCCGCCTATGTGGATGATCTGGAGACCATTCTGGATTTGGACGCGATTCGCAGCGCCGGTTTGAGTCTTTGCGCCGATGCCCTGGGCGGATCCGGTATCGCCTACTGGCAGCCCATTGCCGAACGCTATCATTTGAATATTGAAGAGCGCAACGGTCATTACGATCCATCGTTTCAGTTTATGACTCTGGATCATGACGGAAAAATCCGCATGGACTGTTCCTCTCCCTATGCCATGGCCGGACTGCTGAGCCTGAAAGATCAATATGATATTGCCTTTGGCAATGACCCCGACTTTGACCGGCACGGCATCGTCACCCGGCAGTCGGGACTGCTGAATCCGAATCACTACTTGTCTGTGGCGGTCTGGTATTTGTTTCAAAACCGTCCGCAGTGGCATAAAGACGTCAAAGTGGGCAAAACCCTGGTGTCCAGTTCCATGATCGACCGGGTGGCCGGGCATCTGGGACGCGAGGTCAAAGAAGTGCCGGTGGGATTCAAATGGTTTGTCGATGATTTGCTGGACGGAACCTGCGGATTCAGCGGCGAAGAAAGCGCCGGCGCCTCATTTCTGCGCAAAGACGGGTCGGTCTGGACCACGGACAAGGACGGATTTATCCTGGCTTTATTATCCGCCGAAATTATGGCGAAAACCGATAAAGATCCGGGAGACATTTATCAGGACCTGACCCGGGAATTCGGAGCGCCAATGTATGCACGCATCGAATCGCCGGCGAATGCGGAACAGAAATCGCGCATGAAACAATTATCACCGGACGCGATTACGGAAAAAGAGCTGGCCGGAGATCCGATCGAAAACATTCTGACCCGGGCGCCGGGCAATGACGCGCCCATCGGCGGATTAAAAGTGGTGACACGCAATGGCTGGTTCGCGGCGCGTCCCTCCGGCACCGAAGATATCAATAAAATTTATATGGAGAGCTTTAAGGGAGAAACGCATTTGCAGCAGTTAAAACAGGACGCTGAACATATCATCGCCAATGCGCTGGCAAAAGCGCCCGGACTTTCCGTTAAATTTTAATTGCATTTTAGGTATGTGACATGTATATTATAAATCTTTTCGTTTACGGTTGTAAAGATGTAAAATAAAGCAAAGGCGATTTATTATGCAAATATTAGCCAATTTTTTCAACGCTTTGGCCGATGTAATGCATCTGGCGTTGACTTTGTATATGTATATAATTATTATCAGAGCTGTGATGTCCTGGATTAATCCGAATCCGTACAATGGGTTTGTGCGATTTATCCATCAGATTACGGATCCGGTTCTGGGTTGGGTGCGCCGTTATGTTCCGCCGATCGGAGGACTGGACCTTTCACCGCTCATTGTCATCTTTGCGCTCATTTTTTTGGATAGATTTCTGGTATCGACTTTGAAATATTTAGCCATGTAAATGCAATAGGTGGTCGGATATGAAGTTAACACCGCTGGAACTACGCAAGCATGATTTCAAACGGGTCATGCGCGGATACGATCAGGAAGAAGTCGATGCGTTTTTGACCATGATCGCCGATGAATTTGAAGTCATGATTCGGGAAAAGAATCAGATGAACGACGAGCTGATCAAATTGCGCACTCAGCTTCGCGATTACAAGCAGGTCGAAACGTCGTTGCGGGATACACTGGTCAAGGCTCAGAGCACAATGGAAGATTCCCGCGAAAACTCGCGGCGTGAGGCTGAAATTATCATGCACGAAGCCGAACTCAAAGCCGAGAACATTATCAAGGATGCGCGCGAAGAATTGTTCTCCATTCGGCATGAGATCAGTCTGTTGAAATCACAGCGAGACGCCATCAACAAACGATTGCGGCATATGCTCGAGTCGCAACTGGACATGCTGGATGTCATGGAGTCAGAGTCCGTCGGCAGCCGCAAACCGCAGCGCCCGGCGCAGCAGAATGCCGAAAGCAGTCAATACCAGTCCCGGCGAGCCCTCCATCCGAGACCCGACAGTGAGACATCCGAACGTGACCGCAATCCCGGCTGAGCCGGTGGCAGAACGCAGAACCGACAGACTGAATCGCGCCTGTGATGATCTAAAATCATATGACAACCGTGCCGATACGGCCCTGATCCTCGGGACCGGTCTGGCCGATATGGCCGGACAAGTATGTGATGCAGAGTCTGTAGCATTCTCTGACATCCCCGGTTTCCCGGTATCAGATGTGGCATTTCATCCCGGACGCCTGGTCTTCGGGCGCTGGATGACGGATATTTGTGTTTTACAGGGCCGCTATCATCTGTACGAAGGACATTCTTTTGCCGATGTGGTGTTTCCTGTTGATGTGCTGGCCGCTCTGGGTGTCAAACAGGTCATAATGACGCATGCCGCGGGCGGGATTCGCCCGCATTTGCATTCGGGTACGCTGGCCTGCTTGACGGATCAGATCAATTTGACCGGCAGCCTGTTTACCGATCTCCAGGGCTATACCGGATTTACGGATATGAGCGCCGCGTTTGATCTGAATTTGAGAGATTGCGCCGAACGAGCTGCGCGGAAGACCGGAGCGATGTTGCATCCTGCGGTTCTGGCCGGTATCACCGGCCCGGCTCTGCCGACCGAGGCGGAGATTCGCATGTACCGGCGAATGGGCGCCGATATCATCGGCATGTCCGTAGTCCCCGAAGTGGCCAGAGCCCGGCAACTCGGTATGCGCGTGCTGGGTCTGACACTGGTCACCGATCAGTCTCTGCCCGGCGCCATGCAGAATGTGACAGCCAAAGATGTGAAACAGGTCGCTGAAATGCAGCGTCCGGTGTTAACCCAATTGATACAGCATATTTTGACAGAGATAAAGGCCCTATGACACAACGAATTGGAATTATCGGCGGCTCAGGACTCTATGAAATAGAAGGACTGCGTACGTTGCGGCAAGAACGCATAGACACGCCGTTCGGAGAACCGTCTGATGTGTACAGTATCGGTGAACTGGAGGGAAAACAGATTGTTTTTCTGCCGCGGCACGGCAAAGGACACCGGCTGCTGCCCACCGAAGTGAACAACCGGGCCAATATTTACGGATTCAAATCCCTGGGCGTGCAGCATATACTATCCGTGTCTGCCGTGGGCTCCCTGCGCAAGGATTACAAACCCACGGATGCGGTCATCATTGACCAACTGTTCGACCGCACCAATCAGGCGCGGGCGCATACGTTTTTCGGTGACGGGATTGTGGCGCATATCCAATTCGCCGATCCCCTGTGCGCCCATCTGCGCCAACTGCTGCTGCAGGCCGGAGCCGGGATCGATGCCAATGTACACGACGGCGGTATTTATATCAATGTGGAGGGCCCGCAGTTTTCCACGCTGGCCGAATCCGAAACCTACCGTCAATGGGGAATGGATGTGATCGGTATGACTCAGGTTAGCGAAGCCAAACTGGCCCGGGAAGCGGAAATCTGTTATGCAACCCTGGCGCTGGTGACTGATTTTGACTGCTGGTACGAAGCCGAAACCGGCGAAACCGTGTCTGTGGAAATGATCATGAATTATATCCAGGCCAATACCCAAACGGCCAAAAAAATTTTACGCCGCGTGATCCCGCAAATCCCCGAACAGCAGGACTGTTCCTGCGCGAAGGCGCTGTCCGGTTCTTTTATGACACCGCGGGAGTTGTGGCCGCAGGAGACCATTGACAAACTGGAACCTATTTTAAAAAAATACGCAAAACGATAAAACGGGTGCGAAACGATGTATAATAAACTGGACAGCAACAAACTGGCCGAGCTGGAAACAGAGATTCTAAAGCAATGGGATAAAGACAACGTGTTCGAACGCAGCGTGGAAGAGCGTCCTGCAGATAACCCGTTCGTTTTCTTTGAAGGGCCTCCGACCGCCAACGGAAAACCCGGTATTCATCACGTGATTTCGCGTGCGGTCAAGGATACGGTGTGCCGCCTGAAAACCATGCAGGGCTACCGCGTCGAGCGCAAGGCCGGATGGGATACGCATGGTCTGCCGGTCGAGATCGAAGTGGAGAAAAATCTCGGACTGGACGGCAAAGACCAGGTCGAAGCGTACGGCGTGGAAACATTCAACAAAGCCTGTCATGAAAGTGTCTGGACCTACAAACAGGAATGGGATGAGTTGACGCGGCGCATGGGGTACTGGGTGGACCTGGACGATCCGTACATTACGTATACCAATGACTATATCGAAACCGTCTGGTGGATTTTGAAAGAGTTTTGGAAAAAAGGACTGATCTACCAGGGCTTTAAAATCCTTCCCTATTGCCCGCATTGTGAGACGCCGCTGTCCGGTCATGAAGTGTCTCAGGGTTATGAAACCGTCAAAGACCCGTCCATTTTTGTCAAGGCCAAGCTGAAAAGCGAACCGGATACGTTTTTTTTGGTCTGGACCACCACCCCGTGGACGCTGATTTCGAATGTGGCTTTGGCTTTGAATCCGGATGTCACCTATGTCAAGGTGGAACACAAGGGTCAGAAACTGATTTTGGCCGAAGAGCGTCTGCTGGCGCTGGACGGCAACTATAAAATATTAAAAGAATACAAGGGCTCCGAGCTCACTGATATTGACTATGAGCCGTTTTTCGATTTTATCGAACCGGAAAAGCGCGCCCACTATACGCTGCTGGCTGATTTTGTTTCTACCTCGGACGGCAGCGGAATTGTGCATATTGCGCCCGCGTTTGGTGAAGACGATTATCAGGTGGGTAAAAAATATGATCTGCCGGTGGTCAATCCGGTGAACAAAAGCGGTCAGTTTATGGAGATGGTGACGCCCTGGGCCGGCAAGTTTGTCAAAGACGCGGACGTGGATATTTTAGTGGACCTGAAACACCGCGGTCTGTTGTACAAATCCGAAAAAATTGAGCACAGTTATCCACATTGCTGGCGTTGTAAATCCCCGCTGTTGTATTACGCGCGCAAGTCGTGGTACATCGAAACCACAGCGATCAAGGAAAAACTGATCCGCAACAACAACAAGATCAACTGGTATCCCGCCGAAGTCGGCAGCGGCCGGTTCGGAGAATGGCTGGACAATGTCATCGACTGGTCTCTGTCACGCGACCGGTTCTGGGGAACCCCCCTGCCGGTGTGGCGCTGCGAATCCTGTGAGCACAGTGACTGTATCGGCGGCATTGAAGAGTTGCGCGAAAAAGGACGGGATGTGCCGGATGATCTGGATCTGCACAAACCCTATGTGGACCAGATCGATTTGACCTGCCCGGAATGCGGCGGCAGTATGAAACGTGTGCCCGAGGTCATTGACTGCTGGTTCGATTCCGGTAGTATGCCGTATGCGCAGTGGCATTACCCGTTTGAAAATGTGGAGAAATTCCAAAGCCAGTTTCCGGCGGATTTCATATCCGAAGGTGTGGATCAGACACGCGGCTGGTTCTATTCGCTGCTGGTGATCGGCGCCTTTCTGTTCGATGAACCCACTTACAAGACCTGTGTAAGCCTGGGACATATCCTGGATAAAGACGGACAGAAAATGTCCAAATCCAAAGGCAATGTGGTCAATCCGTTTGTGGCTATGGACAAGTACGGCGCGGACACCCTGCGCTGGTACCTGCTGACCGTTAGTCCGCCCTGGTTGCCGACCCGTTTTGATCCGGAAGGCATGAATGAAGTCAATCGCAAATTTTTCGGCACTCTGGTCAATACCTATAATTTTTTCATCATGTATGCCGAGATTGATAAATTTCAATATAATAAGAACGAACGCATTCCGGTTGGCGACCGCTCGGAAATCGACCGATGGATTTGTTCGTCACTGCATACGCTGACCCAAAAAGTGACCGAACTCTTGCAGGTCTATGACCTCACCAAAGCCGGACGCGCCATATCGGAATTTGTCATCGACGATCTTTCCAACTGGTACGTGCGCCGGTCGCGGCGACGTTTCTGGAAATCGGAAATGGGCAAAGACAAGCAGGGCGCATTTCAGACCCTGTACGAATGTCTGATCACCATTTCCAGAATCATGGCTCCCATCGCGCCGTTTATTTCAGAAGCCGTTTATAAAAATCTGACTGCAAAGCAGGACGATATGTCGGATAGTGTGCATTTGTGCGAATATCCGCGTTCTGGCAGCGGCTTTGTCGATTATCATGATGACACGCTGGAAGAGCGTATGAATCTGGTGCGCCGCATTGTGGAAGCCGGGCGTTCGGTCCGGAATGACACGGGAATCCGGGTGCGTCAACCCCTGAATGCGATTGTGGTGGTGGCGCCGGATCAGCGTCGGCGTGATCTGTTAAAAGGTATGGAACCTTTGATCACAGACGAGTTAAATGTAAAACAAATCCGGTATGCCGAAACCGAACAGGAATTGCTCAGCAAAAGCGCCAGGCCTAATTTCAAAACCCTGGGTCCCAAATTCGGCAAAAATGTGAACAAAGTCGCCGCATTCATTGAGGAAATGGGGGAAGAGGAGGTCAATGCGGTGATCAATAAAGGCCGGGAACAGGTGAGTCTGGAAGGCCATGAAATTTACATTGAGCCCGAAGATATACAGGTGGAAATCGAAAGCCGTGAGGGACTGGCGGCGCATTCGGATCAGAATTTGACCGTGGCGCTGGAAATAGAATTAACCCCGGAATTGTTGCATGAAGGTCTGGCCCGGGAATTTGTCAATCGTGTGCAGAAAATGCGCAAAGAAGCCGGATTTGATGTGATGGACCGCATCAAAATTTATGCGGACCCGTCAGAGGATATGAAACAGGCGATAGAAAAAATGAACAATTATATATTGCAGGAAACTTTGTGTAATGATATCATCTTTAACCAGATGAAAGGTGATTTAAAAAAGACGTGGAGTATCGATGAACATACCGTCACGATCGGGGTGGAGCAAGTATAATGGAGAAAAGCAATACTACGGGATTATTCCGGGAGGTCGATATGAATAAGGAAAAACTCGCGTTTTACAGGGAATTGATTTTGAAAAAACGCGAAGATTTGATGAAAAGTCTGGATCACTTGAAATCAAGCGGACTGAACAACTCGGTTCGCGATGAATCCGGTGAACATTCAGCTTATGCATTCCATATGGCGGATCAGGGTACGGATACCATGGACCGGGAGCAGCAGTATATGTTTGCATCGCGTGAACAGAACTATCTGTATCATCTGAATCTGGCCCTGGAACGCATCGAAGAAGGCGATTTCGGCGTGTGTGTCTCCTGCGGAGAAGATATCAGCCATGACCGTCTGGAAGCTGTTCCGCACGCCCGCTTGTGTATCAAATGTAAATCACAGGAAGAAAACAGATAAAATATGTGAGCTTATGAAACATACAAGAATACTGTGGGTAACGGCTGCGGTTTTTATCCTCGACCAGGTGACGAAACTATATATTTTAAAAACCATGTCTCTGTATCAAACTTATCCGGTGCTGGGGGATTTTTTCCAAATTACCTATGTTGAAAATACAGGAATGGCGTTCGGCATTCAGCCGGCTCACAGCGGATTGCTGACTGTGGTGGCTGTGATTGTCAGCCTGTTCATTATGTATTATCTGTTTCAGATGAAAAAAGAAAAATTGCCGGCCCGCCTGGCACTGACCGCCATTCTGGGCGGCGCTATCGGCAATTTGTTTGACCGGATCCGGCGCGGTTCGGTGGTGGATTTCCTGGACTCTGATTTTTTCAACATCCATGTCCCGCCATTCAAACTCTGGTTCCTGGAATTCGACGGCTATTCCATGACCCGCTGGCCGGTGTTTAATGTCGCGGATATTGCCATCACCCTGGGGATGGTCTTGCTTTTTATTGTGGTCTTTACAGAAAAGGAAGATGAAGAAACGCCCGCCCAAACCTGAGTATTACATCGATTTTTGATGCGTATCGGACGTGCGATCAGCGTGCTTTCGCAAACGCTCCATGCGTCCCATGGGCACGCGGATGTACTGGTGCCAGTTCGGCGGCACAGCGGATTGCGAATGCGCCTGAACTGATGCGTGCGTTTTGCGGCGCGTGAGGATATAACGTACGAAATTCAATCCCGCGGTCAGAGAACGCCAGCCCTCGCGCGGTGACAGCAGCGCCTGCTTTAATTTGTAGAGCAGATAAGCCGGACCGAAATGAAATTTCCGGAACGCCTGCTCGCAAAATGCTTCCAGCTCCGGCGCGGACAGTCCCGGCAGATTGATCACGCACTGATGCCCCCCCTTGTCGTCCAGCCATTTTTCAAAGTCTTCGTGCGCCAGAAACCCCTGCTGCTTGTAATAGGTATAGGCGCCGGTTCCCGGATACGGCATCACCGGGTAAAACTGGGCGCTGTCCGGCTTGACGGCTTTGGCCAGCTGCAGGGTTTTGTTCATGGTCTCCCGGGTTTCGCCGGGGAATCCTACCATAAAGCAGCCGTGCACCAGCAGACCCAGCTTGTGCGCATTCTCGACAAATCGTTTCTGTTGGTCCGTGTTCTGGCCTTTGCGCATATTGCGAAGAATGATATTGTCGCCGGATTCGAATCCAACCGCGGTGTTGCGCAGTCCCGCATCTTTTAGCGCCTTGAGGGTGTTATAGTTCACCGTGGTACGCAGATTGGCAAAAAACGGCAGGGTGACGCCCCGGTCCCGGACCACCTCGGCAAAACGGCGCGCGAATTTGGGGTCGGCGGCAAAATTGTCGTCTTCAAAGGTGATCTCGCGGATCTCCGGCATGTGGGTCTGTACCCACAGCATTTCATCCACAATATGTTCCGGACTGCGGTG
This genomic window from candidate division KSB1 bacterium contains:
- a CDS encoding DivIVA domain-containing protein, with product MKLTPLELRKHDFKRVMRGYDQEEVDAFLTMIADEFEVMIREKNQMNDELIKLRTQLRDYKQVETSLRDTLVKAQSTMEDSRENSRREAEIIMHEAELKAENIIKDAREELFSIRHEISLLKSQRDAINKRLRHMLESQLDMLDVMESESVGSRKPQRPAQQNAESSQYQSRRALHPRPDSETSERDRNPG
- a CDS encoding purine-nucleoside phosphorylase; this encodes MPKAVNTSPGEPSIRDPTVRHPNVTAIPAEPVAERRTDRLNRACDDLKSYDNRADTALILGTGLADMAGQVCDAESVAFSDIPGFPVSDVAFHPGRLVFGRWMTDICVLQGRYHLYEGHSFADVVFPVDVLAALGVKQVIMTHAAGGIRPHLHSGTLACLTDQINLTGSLFTDLQGYTGFTDMSAAFDLNLRDCAERAARKTGAMLHPAVLAGITGPALPTEAEIRMYRRMGADIIGMSVVPEVARARQLGMRVLGLTLVTDQSLPGAMQNVTAKDVKQVAEMQRPVLTQLIQHILTEIKAL
- a CDS encoding radical SAM protein, with translation MKIQFINPPFMGRFSRAQRSPGVIKSGTMYYPYWLAHAAAYAQQQGHEIDLIDVPASGMSEAQWTQRVTAFAPDLIVLESVTASWKADCGTAAQLKQLQPQTRILMAGTHVTALCKETLEREPAVDYVAAGEYDMTITELANVLSEKNPTLSSVQGLAYRNHGVPVMTVERPLIRDLNRLPWIAPIYKRFLNPHDYYFNLSHHPMLMLIGGRGCTSMCFYCVYPQVMHGHRYRHRSPEHIVDEMLWVQTHMPEIREITFEDDNFAADPKFARRFAEVVRDRGVTLPFFANLRTTVNYNTLKALKDAGLRNTAVGFESGDNIILRNMRKGQNTDQQKRFVENAHKLGLLVHGCFMVGFPGETRETMNKTLQLAKAVKPDSAQFYPVMPYPGTGAYTYYKQQGFLAHEDFEKWLDDKGGHQCVINLPGLSAPELEAFCEQAFRKFHFGPAYLLYKLKQALLSPREGWRSLTAGLNFVRYILTRRKTHASVQAHSQSAVPPNWHQYIRVPMGRMERLRKHADRTSDTHQKSM
- a CDS encoding TraR/DksA C4-type zinc finger protein, which encodes MNKEKLAFYRELILKKREDLMKSLDHLKSSGLNNSVRDESGEHSAYAFHMADQGTDTMDREQQYMFASREQNYLYHLNLALERIEEGDFGVCVSCGEDISHDRLEAVPHARLCIKCKSQEENR
- the lspA gene encoding signal peptidase II, translating into MKHTRILWVTAAVFILDQVTKLYILKTMSLYQTYPVLGDFFQITYVENTGMAFGIQPAHSGLLTVVAVIVSLFIMYYLFQMKKEKLPARLALTAILGGAIGNLFDRIRRGSVVDFLDSDFFNIHVPPFKLWFLEFDGYSMTRWPVFNVADIAITLGMVLLFIVVFTEKEDEETPAQT
- the mtnP gene encoding S-methyl-5'-thioadenosine phosphorylase; translated protein: MTQRIGIIGGSGLYEIEGLRTLRQERIDTPFGEPSDVYSIGELEGKQIVFLPRHGKGHRLLPTEVNNRANIYGFKSLGVQHILSVSAVGSLRKDYKPTDAVIIDQLFDRTNQARAHTFFGDGIVAHIQFADPLCAHLRQLLLQAGAGIDANVHDGGIYINVEGPQFSTLAESETYRQWGMDVIGMTQVSEAKLAREAEICYATLALVTDFDCWYEAETGETVSVEMIMNYIQANTQTAKKILRRVIPQIPEQQDCSCAKALSGSFMTPRELWPQETIDKLEPILKKYAKR
- the ileS gene encoding isoleucine--tRNA ligase, with amino-acid sequence MYNKLDSNKLAELETEILKQWDKDNVFERSVEERPADNPFVFFEGPPTANGKPGIHHVISRAVKDTVCRLKTMQGYRVERKAGWDTHGLPVEIEVEKNLGLDGKDQVEAYGVETFNKACHESVWTYKQEWDELTRRMGYWVDLDDPYITYTNDYIETVWWILKEFWKKGLIYQGFKILPYCPHCETPLSGHEVSQGYETVKDPSIFVKAKLKSEPDTFFLVWTTTPWTLISNVALALNPDVTYVKVEHKGQKLILAEERLLALDGNYKILKEYKGSELTDIDYEPFFDFIEPEKRAHYTLLADFVSTSDGSGIVHIAPAFGEDDYQVGKKYDLPVVNPVNKSGQFMEMVTPWAGKFVKDADVDILVDLKHRGLLYKSEKIEHSYPHCWRCKSPLLYYARKSWYIETTAIKEKLIRNNNKINWYPAEVGSGRFGEWLDNVIDWSLSRDRFWGTPLPVWRCESCEHSDCIGGIEELREKGRDVPDDLDLHKPYVDQIDLTCPECGGSMKRVPEVIDCWFDSGSMPYAQWHYPFENVEKFQSQFPADFISEGVDQTRGWFYSLLVIGAFLFDEPTYKTCVSLGHILDKDGQKMSKSKGNVVNPFVAMDKYGADTLRWYLLTVSPPWLPTRFDPEGMNEVNRKFFGTLVNTYNFFIMYAEIDKFQYNKNERIPVGDRSEIDRWICSSLHTLTQKVTELLQVYDLTKAGRAISEFVIDDLSNWYVRRSRRRFWKSEMGKDKQGAFQTLYECLITISRIMAPIAPFISEAVYKNLTAKQDDMSDSVHLCEYPRSGSGFVDYHDDTLEERMNLVRRIVEAGRSVRNDTGIRVRQPLNAIVVVAPDQRRRDLLKGMEPLITDELNVKQIRYAETEQELLSKSARPNFKTLGPKFGKNVNKVAAFIEEMGEEEVNAVINKGREQVSLEGHEIYIEPEDIQVEIESREGLAAHSDQNLTVALEIELTPELLHEGLAREFVNRVQKMRKEAGFDVMDRIKIYADPSEDMKQAIEKMNNYILQETLCNDIIFNQMKGDLKKTWSIDEHTVTIGVEQV
- a CDS encoding YggT family protein, whose product is MQILANFFNALADVMHLALTLYMYIIIIRAVMSWINPNPYNGFVRFIHQITDPVLGWVRRYVPPIGGLDLSPLIVIFALIFLDRFLVSTLKYLAM
- the pgm gene encoding phosphoglucomutase (alpha-D-glucose-1,6-bisphosphate-dependent) gives rise to the protein MSIHEQAGQPVPPELRVDIPALISSYYGQTPDVYRPGEQVSFGTSGHRGTSNTSFNEHHILAVAQAICDYRRQNRITGPIYLGKDTHALSEPAFRSVLEVLTGNRLTVNVDENLGFTPTPVVSHAILTWNRQHDDKADGIIITPSHNPPDNGGIKYNPPSGGPADTGITAWIAERANAILDGNMSRVRRIPYSAALRSSDVQFIDYISAYVDDLETILDLDAIRSAGLSLCADALGGSGIAYWQPIAERYHLNIEERNGHYDPSFQFMTLDHDGKIRMDCSSPYAMAGLLSLKDQYDIAFGNDPDFDRHGIVTRQSGLLNPNHYLSVAVWYLFQNRPQWHKDVKVGKTLVSSSMIDRVAGHLGREVKEVPVGFKWFVDDLLDGTCGFSGEESAGASFLRKDGSVWTTDKDGFILALLSAEIMAKTDKDPGDIYQDLTREFGAPMYARIESPANAEQKSRMKQLSPDAITEKELAGDPIENILTRAPGNDAPIGGLKVVTRNGWFAARPSGTEDINKIYMESFKGETHLQQLKQDAEHIIANALAKAPGLSVKF